TGATGAGTTTAAAGATGATTTGATTGATTATATGAAAACTTTCATATAATTTCAATTTTGTTTTTAGTTAATCTACATGTACTCTTCACATTTCATTATTTTAATTTTGTACTTATATTAAATTAATTTTGTACTTAATAATTTTTACAAGTGAGTTAAAAAGTTGTTAAATTATTAACTGGTTTTTGAAGTATGTGGGATTTATTTTTGAGCGGGAATTTCTAATGTCCTTTTGAACGTTCGGATTAAAGGCTGCACAAAAGCCCATGTTATTGGGTTAAATGCATTGCCAAAACAATCACCGCTAGTGGACTTGCCGTGAAATGTGAAATACAGTTATCTTATGAATGTAGCTGTGCCAACATAGCTTTTCAACGAAAACTCGGATGTTTGTTCACTAAAATGTCCTAAAAACATCGACGTTTCCAAATCCCTCCGTTTCAAATACATAAAAGTTCAATTTAGAAATAAATATTAATCTTAAAAATAAAAAATCTAAACATGCTTTACAAAAATAATAAAGATTTATTGGGAATATTTTTTCTTGTATTGTCTGTTCTATTTTTAGTTTATTTATTAGTAACTCCTCTTAATCATTTGGTTTGTCAAATTGATGAATATTTTACAAGAACTATTCTGCTTCTTCCCGTTTCAGATATCATTACTGTAACTGCTGGTGATGTTCACCCGCCTTTATATTATCTGATGGGAAAAGCGGTGGCTGAACTCAGCGCAGTTCTGGGCGTTGATTTATTATACAGCTTAAAATTATTGTCAATTGCAGCTTACGTGCTGATTTTAGGAATTTCTGTAACTAAAATAAGAAAAGATTACGGATTGTTCACTGCAGGATTGTTTCCTTTTGCAATTGCGATAATGAATGAATTTTCCAAATACGTTCTGATTGGAAGAATGTACTGCTGGGTAGTTTTATTTGTTCTGATTATATTTTTGGCTTTCAGAAATACTATAAATGACAAATCGGATATAAAATCATGGATTATAATGGCAGTCTTTACAATTGTGGCGGCATATACTCATTATTTTGCAGCAATGACTGCGGCATGCATTTATCTGGTATTGCTGGTTTATCTTATAAAAAACAATAAGGAGCATATTAAATACTGGCTGATTTCAGTTGCCGTGATTGTTGTATCATATCTGCCGTGGGTGCCTCATCTTTTAAGTCAGATGGCCCATGTTCACAACGGTTACTGGATTCCGGAAATTACCTGGGAAAGTGCACTTTTGTTTTACGGATATTACGGATATAACGAAAATGTACTCATTGCAATACTTTCACTGGTGATTTTAGCGGCAATAATATTCATGTATATAAAAGAAAAGTCATCTTTTGAAAAATCAGATCAGAATCTGATTTTAAGCGGTATTGCCGTTTATCTTGGAACAATCACTCTGGGTGTTGCAATATCATTTTTATTTAAGCCTATTTTGGACGGAAGATATCTTATGGCCGCTTCATCGGTATTGTGGTTAACAATTGCCATAATTTTAAGCAAACTTGAAAATAAAAAAATGTTTTATCTTTCACTTGCATTGGTGGCAATACTTTTAATTTCAGGTGTTGCAAATACGGTAAACACGTATGATGAAAATTATCAAAAAGCAATAATTCAGGAAAACTATTTCAACAATATTACCAGTGACAATAATTCTGTTTTAATCATTTCCACAACCAATGACTCAACGTACTTTTTATCATATTCAGATAGTGTAGATTTATATATTTTAAACGTTTCGGATGTCTTTGGTCTTGATATGGAGCGGATTCATCAAACCTTTGATTTTAAAAATGTGAATGCAAGTAAAATCGATGATTTTATAACGGATCATCCGGATAAAAACATTTATCTTATCAGCTGGAAGGAACCTAAAATAAACTCATCATATGAAGTTATTAACCAGGATGTCTTTTTGTATTTCACAAAAATAAACGAGACGTCGAAAAATGTGTAAGATAGAGATTTATTCTCTATTTTTTTATTTTTTTAGGGTTGTCAATAATTCTGTTTTTTTTTGGTTATATTTTATTCATTAGACCAAACTCTCATGAAACCATGATTGGTCTATAGAATTTTTTTAATTTTTAGGCTTTGTAGAAATCTTCATTTTTATTGAATTTGAGCGGATCTATAGATGTTGTAAATTGTGTTTTTGAGTTTTGTTTCTTTGTTTGATAATTGTAGGCTTCTGCTTCTGTTTGTTCCGTTGAATATTCTTTTTATTACACTAAATATTGATTCTACATTATTTCTTCTTGAATATATGTCTTTGTTGAATGTATTTTTACTTTCTAGTCGATAATGTCCTGTTTTTGCTCGTGTTTTTAGTAGTATTTGATCTTGTGCTTTTGCTTCTTCGTTTATGCATTTTCTGATGGGTTCTGTGTCGTATGCTCTGTCTGCTAGGATGTATTTTGGATTATATTTTTTTATGTTTCTTATTGCTGCTATTGCGAATCGTGTGTCGAATCTTGGGCCTCTTTGGGCTGCAAAATGAAGAATTAATCTTGAGTCTACGTCGATTGAAATATGGTTTTTTACGTAGCTTTTTCTTTCTTTTCGTCTTATTATTGCGTAATATTTGTCTGCGTAGTCATTGGTGAATCCGCTTCCATCTAAAGCAATTATATCGCCATTTATTTGGTGATTCATTAATATTTGTTTGTTTAATTCTTTCAATATTGCTGTTGGTAGTCTTTGGAAGAATTTCTGGAGTGTTGTGTAATGTGGGACCTTTTTTAAGTGCAAATATTGTTGTATTTTATCAGATAACTCCAATAA
Above is a genomic segment from uncultured Methanobrevibacter sp. containing:
- a CDS encoding DUF6056 family protein encodes the protein MVCQIDEYFTRTILLLPVSDIITVTAGDVHPPLYYLMGKAVAELSAVLGVDLLYSLKLLSIAAYVLILGISVTKIRKDYGLFTAGLFPFAIAIMNEFSKYVLIGRMYCWVVLFVLIIFLAFRNTINDKSDIKSWIIMAVFTIVAAYTHYFAAMTAACIYLVLLVYLIKNNKEHIKYWLISVAVIVVSYLPWVPHLLSQMAHVHNGYWIPEITWESALLFYGYYGYNENVLIAILSLVILAAIIFMYIKEKSSFEKSDQNLILSGIAVYLGTITLGVAISFLFKPILDGRYLMAASSVLWLTIAIILSKLENKKMFYLSLALVAILLISGVANTVNTYDENYQKAIIQENYFNNITSDNNSVLIISTTNDSTYFLSYSDSVDLYILNVSDVFGLDMERIHQTFDFKNVNASKIDDFITDHPDKNIYLISWKEPKINSSYEVINQDVFLYFTKINETSKNV
- a CDS encoding methionine adenosyltransferase domain-containing protein; translation: MHKSPCYWVKCIAKTITASGLAVKCEIQLSYECSCANIAFQRKLGCLFTKMS
- a CDS encoding transposase; protein product: MKPENTHSPVNSLFSKQLNLSDFGFEKPALKKIKEINNDIRPNKLLKFIKYAFKYSKIVLNKYSSNFSKHDFTQPALFTLLAVKIYTRSTYRQIIDLLELSDKIQQYLHLKKVPHYTTLQKFFQRLPTAILKELNKQILMNHQINGDIIALDGSGFTNDYADKYYAIIRRKERKSYVKNHISIDVDSRLILHFAAQRGPRFDTRFAIAAIRNIKKYNPKYILADRAYDTEPIRKCINEEAKAQDQILLKTRAKTGHYRLESKNTFNKDIYSRRNNVESIFSVIKRIFNGTNRSRSLQLSNKETKLKNTIYNIYRSAQIQ